From the Desulfohalovibrio reitneri genome, one window contains:
- a CDS encoding response regulator → MAKERFKVLLVDDEKDFVDRLSERLKLRDLDADIAYNGEEALQALSRGDHGVMVLDLRMPGIDGLEVLRRVRREHPELRVVILTGHGTEYDAEEAKRLGAFEYMHKPVNIDELDSTLRRAWRSLGRMRDNVDCALMAAAFGECGLFDYADEVMRELDPEQKADAKKKEAGGT, encoded by the coding sequence ATGGCCAAGGAACGCTTCAAGGTTCTGCTGGTCGATGACGAGAAGGATTTCGTCGATCGTCTGTCCGAGCGGCTCAAGCTGCGCGACCTGGACGCGGACATTGCCTACAACGGCGAGGAGGCCCTGCAGGCGCTGTCCCGCGGCGACCACGGCGTCATGGTGCTGGACCTCCGCATGCCCGGCATCGACGGTTTGGAGGTGCTGCGCCGGGTCAGGCGGGAGCATCCCGAACTTCGGGTCGTCATCCTCACCGGACACGGCACCGAGTACGACGCGGAGGAGGCCAAGAGACTCGGGGCCTTCGAGTACATGCACAAGCCGGTGAACATCGACGAGCTGGATTCCACCCTGCGCCGCGCCTGGCGCTCCCTGGGCAGGATGAGGGACAACGTGGACTGCGCTCTCATGGCGGCAGCCTTCGGCGAGTGCGGCCTCTTCGATTACGCCGACGAAGTGATGCGGGAACTCGATCCCGAGCAGAAAGCCGACGCCAAGAAGAAGGAGGCTGGCGGGACATGA
- a CDS encoding sigma-54 interaction domain-containing protein translates to MACQPQASVNGVFADPIRLQHLLDDLPMGVMLTDNRRRVVLKNRQLELLTGFSLQEVKGTPCRDVMRTDQCLASCLADEAEARDCTVSRRCDIIDRDRRKVMVNATSVPLRNDSGEVIGFMETFTEANTVDEDPESVATQMELGGIVGRSPAMAEVFRILPVIAQTDSSVLITGETGTGKDLLAEIIHRNSPRADGPFIKINCGSLPENLLESELFGHAKGAFTGAVADKMGRLRMAHNGTVFLTEVGDLPLSLQVKLLTYLDDKVVHPLGSTREFQTDVRVIAATHRDLEAMVAAGGFRKDLLFRLNVVRVSLPPLRRRQGDVPLLLDHFLKRFSARFNKEGVDMDGQARAFLLSYDYPGNVRELRNIVEYAVSICRGRRIQLDELPAYLFDRQPVQTEHEAQHWAGEGATPQSTEPSSSDMDHRASWAQVERSMILDALRRAGGRKAAAAKALGWSRSTLWRKMKRHGVGL, encoded by the coding sequence GTGGCGTGCCAGCCGCAGGCCAGCGTGAACGGGGTTTTCGCCGACCCCATCCGGCTCCAGCATCTGCTGGACGACCTGCCCATGGGAGTCATGCTGACAGACAACCGGCGCAGGGTTGTGCTGAAGAATCGACAACTTGAGCTCTTGACCGGCTTCAGCCTTCAGGAGGTGAAGGGAACGCCCTGCCGCGACGTCATGCGCACCGACCAGTGCCTCGCCTCTTGCCTGGCCGATGAGGCGGAGGCCAGAGACTGCACCGTATCCCGCCGTTGCGACATCATCGACCGCGACCGCCGCAAGGTGATGGTGAACGCAACCTCGGTGCCCCTGCGCAATGATTCCGGCGAGGTCATCGGTTTCATGGAAACGTTCACCGAAGCCAACACCGTGGACGAGGACCCCGAGTCCGTAGCCACCCAGATGGAGTTGGGCGGCATAGTGGGCCGGAGCCCCGCCATGGCCGAGGTGTTTCGCATCCTGCCAGTCATCGCCCAAACCGACTCCTCTGTGCTCATCACCGGCGAGACGGGTACGGGTAAGGATTTGCTGGCCGAAATCATCCACCGCAATTCTCCCCGGGCTGATGGCCCGTTTATCAAGATAAACTGCGGCTCCCTGCCCGAAAACCTTTTGGAATCGGAACTCTTCGGTCACGCCAAAGGGGCCTTCACCGGGGCCGTGGCGGACAAAATGGGGCGGCTGCGCATGGCCCACAACGGCACTGTTTTTCTCACCGAGGTGGGCGACCTGCCCCTTTCCCTGCAGGTCAAGCTGCTCACCTACCTCGACGACAAGGTGGTGCACCCTCTGGGCAGCACCAGGGAGTTCCAGACCGACGTGCGGGTAATCGCCGCCACGCATCGCGACCTGGAGGCCATGGTGGCCGCCGGGGGGTTCCGAAAGGACCTCCTTTTCCGGCTCAACGTGGTGCGCGTTTCCCTTCCCCCTCTTCGTCGCCGCCAGGGAGACGTGCCTTTGCTGCTTGACCACTTCCTCAAGCGCTTCAGCGCACGATTCAACAAGGAGGGAGTGGACATGGACGGGCAGGCCAGGGCCTTCCTCCTGTCCTACGATTACCCTGGCAACGTGCGAGAACTGCGCAACATCGTGGAATACGCGGTCAGCATCTGCCGGGGCCGCCGCATCCAGCTGGATGAACTGCCCGCCTACCTCTTTGATCGGCAGCCCGTGCAGACCGAGCATGAAGCCCAGCACTGGGCGGGGGAGGGCGCGACGCCCCAGTCCACGGAACCGTCCAGCAGCGACATGGACCACCGGGCCAGCTGGGCCCAAGTGGAGCGGAGCATGATCCTGGATGCCCTGCGGCGGGCCGGAGGACGCAAAGCCGCGGCTGCCAAGGCGTTGGGCTGGAGCCGAAGCACCCTGTGGCGGAAGATGAAGCGGCACGGAGTGGGTCTGTGA
- a CDS encoding sensor histidine kinase gives MLRKFFSDLSCGLLPQKTGEDGEPPCHFRVLRRNIMVLMLVVSLLPMSLVAIISHNESQKAVKEEALSPLKLTIGKTRHSFELFLAERKSALNFVASSATFEQLADQKRLESVFNIMSREYGGFVDLGLIDASGRQVSYVGPYELRGKEYSEHAWFREVMVRGGYISDVFLGYRSFPHFVIAMKHSGQGGTWVLRATIDSKILRDITRPSAGDKGGDLFLVNDQGRLQTDSSYFGPVLSEVPMRIAKTGYEPVSATTVEDNGRDMMLVYGPIPETPFTLVMAQPRNVALGAWISLKNRMAIVFGVCVVLVVLVVRTLSKRLVERIEISDRRREAAIHSMEHNNKLASIGRLAAGVAHEINNPISIISEASGLMSDMLRARKDVPLRDRFLEMTDSIQESVERCGRITQRLLGFARRMDVRMGMVDVNNVLREVLGFLDQEAKHRGIEMLVELDGGLPEIESDRGQLQQVFLNILNNAFNAIENEGRVSLRTFAPDPEHVAVEIADNGRGMSEEVIKRVFEPFYTTREQGTGLGLSITHGIVNKLGGTIDVKSRPGEGARFTVILPLIPREEKEHG, from the coding sequence GTGCTGAGGAAATTCTTTTCCGATCTGTCCTGCGGTCTGCTACCTCAAAAAACCGGGGAGGATGGCGAGCCGCCTTGCCATTTCAGGGTCCTTCGGCGCAACATCATGGTCCTCATGCTGGTCGTTTCCCTGCTGCCCATGAGCCTGGTGGCGATCATCAGCCACAACGAGTCGCAGAAAGCGGTCAAGGAGGAGGCCCTTTCCCCTCTCAAGTTGACCATTGGCAAGACGCGCCACTCATTTGAGCTTTTCCTGGCGGAGCGCAAGTCCGCCTTGAACTTCGTGGCTTCCTCGGCCACCTTCGAGCAATTGGCCGACCAGAAGCGGCTGGAATCCGTATTCAACATCATGAGCCGCGAATACGGGGGTTTCGTGGACCTGGGCCTCATCGACGCCTCGGGCAGGCAGGTAAGCTATGTGGGGCCCTATGAACTGCGTGGCAAGGAGTACAGTGAGCACGCCTGGTTCCGGGAGGTCATGGTGCGGGGGGGCTACATCTCCGACGTTTTTCTGGGCTACCGCAGCTTTCCCCACTTCGTCATCGCCATGAAGCACTCCGGCCAGGGCGGGACCTGGGTTCTGCGGGCCACCATCGATTCCAAGATACTGCGCGACATCACCCGGCCTTCGGCAGGGGACAAGGGCGGCGACCTTTTTCTGGTAAACGACCAGGGAAGGCTGCAGACCGATTCCAGCTATTTTGGCCCAGTGCTCTCCGAGGTGCCCATGCGCATCGCCAAGACGGGATACGAGCCGGTCTCGGCCACCACGGTGGAGGATAACGGGCGGGATATGATGCTGGTTTACGGACCCATCCCCGAGACACCCTTCACTCTGGTCATGGCCCAGCCGCGCAACGTGGCCCTGGGAGCCTGGATTTCGCTGAAGAACAGGATGGCCATTGTTTTCGGCGTCTGCGTGGTGCTGGTGGTACTGGTGGTGCGGACCCTCTCCAAGCGGCTGGTGGAGCGAATCGAAATTTCGGACCGCAGGCGGGAGGCCGCCATCCACAGCATGGAGCACAACAACAAGTTGGCCTCAATCGGCCGCCTGGCCGCGGGGGTGGCCCACGAGATCAACAACCCCATCTCCATCATCAGCGAGGCCTCCGGACTGATGAGCGACATGCTCCGCGCCAGAAAGGATGTGCCACTTAGGGATCGCTTTTTGGAAATGACGGATTCCATTCAGGAGTCGGTGGAGCGTTGCGGCCGCATCACCCAGCGCCTGCTCGGCTTCGCCAGGCGAATGGACGTGCGCATGGGCATGGTGGACGTGAACAACGTGCTGCGCGAGGTGCTCGGCTTTCTCGATCAGGAGGCCAAGCACCGGGGCATCGAAATGCTGGTGGAACTGGACGGGGGGCTGCCGGAGATTGAATCCGACCGGGGGCAGTTGCAGCAGGTCTTTTTGAACATACTCAACAACGCCTTCAACGCCATCGAAAACGAAGGCCGGGTATCCCTGCGGACGTTCGCCCCGGACCCGGAGCACGTGGCCGTGGAGATAGCGGACAACGGCCGCGGCATGTCCGAGGAGGTCATCAAGCGGGTCTTTGAACCCTTTTACACAACCAGGGAGCAAGGAACCGGCCTGGGGCTTTCCATCACCCACGGCATAGTGAACAAGCTGGGCGGAACCATAGACGTGAAAAGCAGGCCCGGGGAGGGGGCGCGCTTCACCGTGATCCTGCCCCTGATACCGAGAGAGGAGAAGGAACATGGCTGA
- a CDS encoding sulfite exporter TauE/SafE family protein: MRTIKQFGDFMMAGARAHAAWEIENARVILSSRKRLFILMLMVLPVLLAVGAGFIYAEELGQTLPEMLGGKKAYSPAHYSLNIFLVSIAIGLVAGLITGCIGAGGGFIIAPALMSAGVKGILAVGTDLFHIFAKAIMGSVLHRKLGNVNVMLAVVFLVGAILGATAGGLINRTLYEINPILSDAFITTVYSVMLGGLGFYALIDFLRAHRASKRKGPAPGAPHGGRDEGAELGNLPRKLQDMRIPPMVGFDQDITPGGRSISWVFLVLSGALVGMAAGIMGVGGGFLTFPIFVYMLGVSSMTTVGTDIFQIIFTAGYASISQYAIYGFIFYTLAMGMLLGSLLGIQIGAMVTKVVPGIMIRGFYATAVLAGFMNRIFALPSKLASMELIPLGQGAARILETIGNVAFFVVLGTFAVWVFYTFFKNIGVLRGKTKDADYTPQEV; encoded by the coding sequence GTGCGAACCATCAAGCAGTTCGGCGATTTCATGATGGCGGGGGCACGGGCCCACGCGGCGTGGGAGATTGAAAACGCCAGGGTGATTCTGTCCAGCCGAAAGCGGCTGTTTATCCTCATGCTCATGGTCCTGCCGGTTCTGCTGGCCGTGGGCGCGGGCTTCATCTACGCCGAGGAGCTGGGCCAGACCCTGCCGGAAATGCTGGGAGGCAAGAAGGCCTATTCACCGGCCCATTATTCCCTCAACATCTTCCTGGTCTCCATCGCCATCGGCCTGGTGGCCGGGCTCATCACCGGCTGCATCGGGGCGGGCGGCGGCTTCATCATCGCCCCCGCCCTGATGAGCGCGGGCGTCAAGGGCATTCTGGCGGTGGGCACCGACCTTTTCCATATCTTCGCCAAGGCCATCATGGGCAGCGTGCTGCATCGCAAGCTGGGTAACGTCAACGTCATGCTGGCGGTTGTATTCCTGGTGGGGGCAATCCTCGGAGCCACAGCGGGCGGGCTGATCAACCGCACCCTCTACGAGATCAACCCCATCCTCTCCGACGCCTTCATCACCACGGTCTACTCGGTGATGCTGGGTGGCCTGGGCTTTTACGCCCTGATCGATTTCCTGCGAGCCCACAGGGCCAGCAAGCGCAAGGGGCCCGCTCCCGGCGCGCCCCACGGCGGCCGGGACGAGGGCGCGGAACTGGGCAACCTGCCCCGCAAGCTTCAGGACATGCGCATTCCGCCCATGGTCGGCTTCGACCAGGATATCACCCCGGGCGGCCGTTCCATCTCCTGGGTATTCCTTGTGCTCTCCGGAGCCCTGGTGGGCATGGCCGCGGGCATTATGGGTGTGGGCGGAGGCTTCCTCACCTTCCCCATCTTCGTGTACATGCTGGGCGTGTCCTCCATGACCACGGTGGGAACGGACATCTTCCAGATCATCTTCACCGCCGGCTACGCCTCCATCAGCCAGTACGCCATCTACGGGTTCATCTTCTACACCCTGGCCATGGGCATGCTGCTGGGCTCCCTGCTGGGCATCCAGATCGGCGCCATGGTCACCAAGGTGGTGCCCGGCATCATGATCCGGGGCTTCTACGCCACCGCGGTGCTGGCCGGGTTCATGAACCGCATCTTCGCCCTGCCCTCCAAGCTGGCCTCCATGGAGCTCATCCCCCTGGGACAGGGAGCGGCGCGAATACTTGAAACCATAGGAAACGTCGCCTTCTTCGTGGTGCTGGGCACTTTCGCTGTGTGGGTATTCTACACCTTCTTCAAGAATATCGGCGTACTGCGCGGCAAGACCAAGGACGCCGACTACACGCCGCAGGAGGTCTAG
- a CDS encoding sensor histidine kinase, which produces MMTAAARRTRGGRGYYRSIRRVFLFNTLLAPLVPLLLVGGLMIHQYDFVFGRMAMESAPSGLASGLATKLAGARLVSLAALLLAVLAVTVKAWSLSHRMAERVAATDREKQRLNEQMCQTAKMASIGELAAGVAHEINNPIAVMIEEAGWVRDLLEEEDPKAIANYDEIIRTVDQIAVQGRRCKEITAKLLLFARCEDADVSEIRVDLLLEDLLPVVRRRAGRRNTAVEASIASGLPPVNISHTELQQVLFNLINNALDAMEPEGGDLLIKAGLEDDAIQVAVEDTGVGIPAEDLGRVFDPFYTTKPVGQGTGLGLSICWGLVSRWGGSIQAERRPGGGTRVRFTIPLHAQRNQQPRAAACRMAGPEVKARETA; this is translated from the coding sequence ATGATGACGGCTGCTGCGCGGAGGACCAGGGGAGGGCGGGGTTACTACCGTTCCATACGGCGGGTGTTTCTTTTCAACACCCTGCTCGCCCCCCTGGTTCCCCTGCTCCTGGTGGGAGGGCTGATGATCCATCAGTACGACTTCGTCTTCGGCCGGATGGCCATGGAGTCGGCTCCCTCCGGCCTGGCCTCCGGGTTGGCCACGAAGCTGGCGGGCGCGCGACTTGTGAGCCTGGCGGCCCTGCTGCTGGCGGTGCTGGCCGTGACCGTCAAGGCCTGGAGTCTTTCCCACCGCATGGCGGAGCGGGTGGCCGCCACCGACCGGGAGAAGCAGCGCCTCAATGAGCAGATGTGCCAGACCGCCAAGATGGCCTCCATCGGCGAACTGGCCGCGGGCGTGGCCCACGAGATCAACAACCCCATCGCGGTGATGATCGAGGAGGCGGGCTGGGTGAGGGACCTGCTGGAGGAGGAGGATCCGAAGGCCATCGCCAATTATGACGAGATCATCCGCACAGTGGACCAGATCGCGGTCCAGGGCCGCCGCTGCAAGGAGATCACTGCCAAGCTTCTGCTCTTCGCTCGCTGCGAGGACGCCGATGTGAGCGAGATCAGGGTGGACCTGCTGCTGGAGGATCTTCTGCCTGTGGTGCGCCGGCGGGCGGGCAGGCGCAACACCGCGGTGGAGGCTTCCATCGCCTCCGGCCTTCCGCCGGTGAACATTTCGCATACCGAACTGCAGCAAGTGCTCTTCAACCTTATCAACAACGCCCTCGACGCCATGGAGCCCGAGGGCGGGGACCTGCTGATCAAGGCCGGGCTCGAAGACGATGCCATCCAGGTGGCCGTGGAGGACACGGGCGTGGGCATACCCGCCGAGGACCTCGGCCGCGTCTTCGACCCCTTCTACACCACCAAGCCCGTGGGGCAAGGCACGGGGCTGGGCCTGTCCATCTGCTGGGGACTCGTCTCCAGGTGGGGCGGTTCCATTCAGGCTGAGAGGCGGCCGGGCGGCGGGACAAGGGTGCGGTTCACAATCCCCCTGCACGCCCAGCGCAATCAGCAGCCAAGAGCCGCTGCCTGCCGGATGGCCGGGCCCGAGGTCAAGGCGAGGGAAACGGCATGA
- a CDS encoding PEP/pyruvate-binding domain-containing protein, with protein MGLLNRLLGSRKTDPDEAGRLRLEFRKRYHWFKRLIRANRATLEGMAEIQEMLRWERPFSMVRARTVCARVSLETWKIVDAMTNIAPSRYDVLSERFAALKAGLEERLEPIRHAQDGPLVLPLAEIGLDRTMEVGGKAAVLGEMAGPLGLNTPGGFAITASGFARFMAHNELDSEIESRIRAASPSHLDELYALQSELYGLVMAAELPAELTRAMEEAVERTRQAFDQGRAAVRSSALVEDLPGASFAGLHRSLLNVELDELGRAYKEVVGSLFSLPAMTYRFERGIPDEDAVMCVIVLGMQQARSGGVLYTANPVDGSREVVVNSVWGLPKGVVDGRCRPDVFTVRDGEVDVCTGDKVCAYQPLDEEGVARRPVGEDLGGEPSLTREEVLTLAEVGRRLEERFQGPLDVEWLIDTDGKLVLLQCRPLHIAFAEESSVESPAREPLYTGGVAASPGVAGGPVKVVRRAAQELNFPQGAVLVAPQALPRLASLMGRASAVVAGTGSVTGHLASVCREFGVPALFGLPEAVEELADGQEITVDGRAGTILPGPPPPEAATARPDLGQSAPVRELLARAAELITPLHLTDPSSISFRAGNVATYHDITRFCHEKAVEEMFRFGRDHHFPERSSKRLYTHAPTQWWVLNLDDGFRQEVEGKFVRLEDIACLPMLALWSGVAFEPWQGPPRLDTGGFMSVMFRSTTDPSLVAGARPKQTERNYFMISREYCSLTSRLGYHFCTVEALVGQRPGENHAAFSFQGGAADDERRHMRVRLIGSILEERGFQVEIRGDVLRSSVQGLEAEAMYDALRVLGYLTIHTRQIDMAMANQAETRRLTENLRQGLDRLLAQAGGRAPDLRAAEPGGDTPS; from the coding sequence ATGGGGCTGTTGAACAGACTGTTGGGCTCCAGGAAAACCGATCCGGATGAGGCCGGGCGGCTGCGGCTTGAATTCCGCAAGCGTTACCACTGGTTCAAGCGCCTTATCCGGGCCAACCGGGCCACCCTGGAGGGGATGGCCGAAATCCAGGAGATGCTGCGCTGGGAGCGGCCCTTCTCCATGGTCCGGGCCCGGACGGTCTGTGCCCGTGTCTCCCTGGAGACCTGGAAGATAGTGGACGCAATGACCAACATCGCGCCCAGCCGCTACGATGTTCTTAGTGAGCGGTTCGCGGCCCTCAAAGCGGGGCTGGAGGAGCGGCTGGAGCCCATCCGGCACGCCCAGGACGGGCCGCTGGTACTGCCCCTGGCGGAGATCGGCCTGGACCGGACCATGGAGGTGGGCGGCAAGGCCGCGGTGCTTGGCGAGATGGCCGGGCCGCTTGGCCTGAACACCCCCGGGGGGTTCGCGATCACCGCCTCGGGCTTCGCCCGCTTCATGGCCCACAACGAACTGGACTCGGAGATAGAGAGCCGCATCAGGGCTGCTTCCCCCTCCCATCTGGACGAACTGTACGCCCTGCAGTCGGAATTGTACGGACTGGTCATGGCCGCTGAATTGCCCGCGGAATTGACCCGGGCCATGGAGGAGGCGGTGGAGCGGACCAGGCAGGCCTTTGACCAGGGCCGGGCCGCGGTGCGCAGCAGCGCGCTGGTTGAGGACCTGCCCGGGGCCTCATTCGCCGGCCTGCACCGTTCCCTTCTCAACGTGGAGTTGGATGAACTGGGCAGGGCCTACAAAGAGGTGGTGGGCAGCCTCTTCTCCCTGCCAGCCATGACGTATCGCTTCGAGCGCGGCATTCCGGATGAGGACGCCGTCATGTGCGTGATTGTGCTGGGCATGCAGCAGGCCCGCTCCGGTGGCGTGCTCTACACGGCCAATCCAGTGGACGGAAGCCGGGAGGTGGTCGTCAACTCCGTCTGGGGGCTGCCCAAGGGGGTTGTGGACGGCCGTTGCCGACCCGACGTCTTTACAGTGCGCGACGGGGAGGTGGACGTGTGCACCGGCGACAAGGTCTGCGCCTATCAGCCGCTGGACGAGGAAGGGGTGGCCAGGAGGCCGGTGGGGGAGGATCTGGGCGGGGAGCCTTCCCTGACCCGGGAGGAGGTCCTCACGTTGGCCGAGGTTGGCCGCAGGCTGGAGGAGCGCTTCCAAGGGCCGCTGGACGTGGAGTGGCTCATCGACACGGACGGAAAACTGGTGCTTCTCCAATGCCGTCCATTGCACATCGCTTTCGCGGAAGAGTCGTCCGTCGAGTCGCCCGCGCGGGAGCCCCTGTATACGGGCGGTGTGGCGGCCTCGCCCGGAGTGGCCGGTGGCCCGGTGAAAGTGGTGCGGCGGGCGGCGCAGGAATTGAATTTTCCCCAGGGGGCGGTGCTGGTGGCGCCCCAGGCCCTGCCCAGGCTGGCCTCTCTCATGGGGCGGGCCTCGGCCGTGGTGGCCGGCACGGGCAGCGTTACCGGCCACCTGGCCAGCGTTTGCCGCGAGTTCGGGGTGCCCGCCCTGTTCGGCCTGCCCGAGGCTGTGGAGGAACTGGCGGACGGCCAGGAGATCACTGTGGACGGACGGGCCGGGACCATCCTGCCGGGCCCGCCGCCGCCGGAGGCCGCAACGGCGCGGCCCGATCTCGGCCAGTCCGCGCCCGTGCGGGAATTGCTCGCCCGCGCGGCCGAACTCATCACCCCTCTGCATCTTACCGACCCCTCCTCCATCAGCTTTCGGGCCGGGAACGTTGCCACCTACCACGACATCACCCGCTTTTGCCACGAGAAGGCGGTGGAGGAGATGTTTCGCTTCGGTCGCGACCACCACTTCCCGGAGCGTTCCTCCAAGCGCCTCTACACTCACGCCCCAACCCAGTGGTGGGTGCTCAATCTTGACGACGGCTTCCGCCAGGAAGTGGAAGGCAAGTTCGTGCGGCTTGAGGATATAGCCTGTCTGCCCATGCTGGCCCTGTGGAGCGGGGTGGCCTTCGAGCCCTGGCAGGGGCCGCCGAGGCTGGACACCGGAGGGTTCATGTCGGTCATGTTCCGCTCCACCACCGACCCCTCCCTTGTCGCGGGCGCCCGCCCCAAGCAGACCGAGCGCAACTACTTCATGATCTCCCGCGAGTACTGCAGCTTGACTTCCCGCCTGGGCTACCACTTCTGCACCGTGGAGGCGCTGGTGGGGCAGAGGCCCGGGGAAAACCACGCCGCATTCTCTTTTCAGGGGGGTGCGGCGGACGATGAGCGCAGACATATGCGGGTGCGGCTCATCGGTTCCATTCTTGAGGAACGGGGCTTTCAGGTGGAGATTCGCGGGGACGTTCTGCGTTCCTCGGTGCAGGGGCTGGAGGCCGAGGCTATGTATGACGCTCTCCGCGTGCTGGGCTATCTGACCATCCACACCCGCCAGATCGACATGGCAATGGCCAATCAGGCCGAAACCCGCCGTTTGACGGAAAACCTCCGCCAGGGACTCGACCGTTTGCTAGCGCAAGCAGGGGGGCGCGCACCGGATTTGAGAGCGGCAGAGCCAGGGGGCGACACTCCTTCCTAG
- a CDS encoding NifB/NifX family molybdenum-iron cluster-binding protein yields the protein MKPPREARRAVITTWEQYVCSRFDQAQAVLLATIREGEVVECNDIILGPTTPEKLCQFILGEDADTLVTGGIQRRYFEYLTWKKVDVLDSVMGPWETALKLLTKGELRPGSVLYTPEENSC from the coding sequence GTGAAGCCTCCCAGAGAGGCCCGCAGGGCGGTGATAACGACCTGGGAACAGTACGTCTGCTCCCGTTTCGACCAGGCCCAGGCGGTGCTGCTCGCCACCATCAGGGAGGGGGAGGTGGTGGAGTGCAACGACATCATTCTCGGCCCCACCACACCGGAAAAGCTTTGCCAGTTCATCCTGGGCGAGGATGCCGACACCCTGGTCACGGGGGGCATCCAACGGCGCTATTTCGAATACCTGACGTGGAAGAAGGTGGACGTCCTGGACTCGGTCATGGGGCCCTGGGAAACGGCTTTGAAGCTGCTGACCAAAGGCGAACTCCGGCCAGGTTCCGTGTTGTACACCCCGGAGGAGAACTCGTGCTGA
- a CDS encoding response regulator: MTDIRVLIVDDEAEFVETLVKRLRKRKLDVAGAKGGEEALTVLEERPVDVAVVDVKMPDMNGLELLKIIKKRWPLTEVIMLTGHASLDLAMQGMESGAYDYLMKPMDLDELLYVIEDANSRRNLMRDADRTEEEPPAQSQG, from the coding sequence ATGACCGACATTCGGGTGCTGATCGTGGACGACGAGGCTGAGTTCGTCGAGACCCTGGTCAAGCGGCTGCGCAAGCGCAAGCTGGACGTGGCCGGAGCCAAGGGGGGCGAGGAGGCCCTGACCGTGTTGGAGGAGCGCCCCGTGGACGTGGCCGTGGTGGACGTCAAGATGCCCGACATGAACGGCCTGGAACTGCTGAAGATCATCAAAAAGCGTTGGCCGCTGACCGAGGTGATCATGCTCACCGGACACGCCAGCCTGGATCTGGCCATGCAGGGAATGGAGAGCGGGGCCTATGACTACCTGATGAAACCCATGGACCTGGATGAACTGCTCTACGTCATCGAGGACGCCAACTCCAGGCGGAACCTGATGCGTGACGCCGACCGGACCGAGGAGGAGCCGCCCGCCCAAAGCCAGGGGTGA
- a CDS encoding response regulator, whose protein sequence is MAEFTVLLVDDETKYVSLMAERLAMHDIEAYVANNGMEALQRLEEIEPDMIVLDVVMPGIGGIETLKRIREVMPRTPVILLTGRGETKEGIEGMRLGAFDYLNKPIKLEDLIKKMREALRSSAED, encoded by the coding sequence ATGGCTGAGTTCACCGTCCTTCTGGTGGACGATGAAACCAAATACGTGTCGCTCATGGCTGAACGGCTGGCCATGCACGACATTGAAGCCTATGTGGCGAACAACGGCATGGAGGCATTGCAGCGACTGGAGGAGATCGAGCCGGACATGATCGTGCTTGACGTGGTTATGCCCGGCATAGGCGGTATAGAAACCCTCAAACGAATCCGGGAGGTCATGCCCCGCACCCCGGTGATACTCCTGACCGGTCGCGGGGAGACCAAGGAAGGAATCGAAGGCATGCGGCTGGGTGCTTTCGACTACCTCAACAAGCCCATCAAGTTGGAAGATCTCATCAAGAAGATGCGCGAGGCATTGCGCTCCTCCGCTGAAGACTAG